In a single window of the Littorina saxatilis isolate snail1 linkage group LG3, US_GU_Lsax_2.0, whole genome shotgun sequence genome:
- the LOC138961371 gene encoding KRAB-A domain-containing protein 2-like: MDVEDRFRKCLFERYAKNKNYLLPKDCYFTMINDLKTAQVSSTTKTSRQYKLMKRYEVLQCGPNDKLIRKRSSPDEAPIFFVTLEDTYDTIKTAHIATGHGGRDRMLKELEKKFANIQRDSVELFKSYCLVCQEKQKRQKTKGVVVRPILTEEFNSRSQVDLVDYQSMEDGGYKWIMVYQDHLTKFVVLRPLTSKRACQVALQLVDIFTLFGAPVILQSDNGSEFTAVVIRELRDLWPELKLVHGKPRHPQSQGSVERANGDIKDMLTAWMSDHQTTRWSLGLKFVQFMKNRAYHSGLKRSPYRAMFGVEPRVGLSSTWLPEALIDEMQTEEDLRERVGWSSNADNASNPESAGSDLDINITSVSVQVHEESTSAGATLQELSNGDAAVIDRAFEIVQDELTMTNVTAILQEELSNGGEGVVETVQCEPSMTDATATAILHELSNGGEGVVETVQGEPSMTDATATAILQELSNGGEGVLHTENNELRLLNKRQLSINRQREASRECQKGQAERMIKRSRIELCPGQPGDNVAVPVPLVDRGRGDPRNILGIILHKTENDLYKIATRSGVLKGSFTRNEFELCAQKLLTEQDVKCDKQVSVREAVVQNSLSGGQGFTKCNCSGGKKCQTNRCKCFKRKVLCNSRCHQSLTCKNK, from the exons ATGGACGTAGAGGATCGTTTTCGAAAATGTCTTTTTGAAAGATATGCCAAAAATAAGAACTATTTGTTACCAAAGGATTGCTACTTTACCATGATCAACGACCTCAAGACAGCACAGGTGTCATCGACAACCAAAACATCACGCCAGTACAAACTGATGAAGAg GTATGAGGTGCTGCAGTGCGGTCCAAATGACAAGCTGATCCGAAAAAGATCCTCACCTGATGAAGCCCCGATCTTCTTTGTCACCCTTGAAGATACCTACGACACCATCAAGACTGCACACATCGCCACCGGTCACGGAGGGCGCGATAGGATGCTGAAGGAACTGGAAAAGaaatttgccaatatccaaagaGACAGTGTAGAACTGTTTAAGTCTTATTGCCTCGTGTGCCAGGAGAAACAAAAGCGACAGAAAACCAAAGGTGTCGTCGTGCGACCTATTCTCACAGAGGAATTCAATTCCAGAAGCCAAGTGGACCTTGTGGACTACCAGTCGATGGAGGATGGCGGCTACAAATGGATTATGGTCTATCAAGATCACCTCACCAAATTTGTAGTCTTGCGACCGCTGACATCAAAAAGGGCGTGCCAAGTAGCCCTTCAGCTCGTGGACATTTTTACTCTTTTCGGGGCTCCAGTGATCCTTCAATCGGACAATGGAAGCGAGTTCACTGCAGTTGTCATCAGAGAACTACGAGATCTGTGGCCAGAATTAAAACTCGTTCATGGAAAACCTCGTCATCCTCAGTCACAAGGCTCTGTAGAGAGGGCCAACGGTGACATCAAGGACATGCTGACTGCTTGGATGTCGGATCACCAAACAACGCGTTGGTCATTGGGTCTAAAGTTCGTGCAGTTCATGAAAAACCGAGCCTACCATTCAGGATTGAAAAGATCCCCGTACAGAGCCATGTTTGGCGTCGAGCCCAGAGTTGGGCTGTCTTCCACGTGGCTGCCAGAGGCCCTGATTGATGAAATGCAAACAGAAGAGGACCTTCGAGAAAGAGTAGGCTGGTCAAGTAATGCTGATAACGCAAGCAATCCGGAGTCAGCAGGTTCAGATTTGGACATCAATATAACAAGTGTCTCTGTGCAGGTCCATGAAGAATCAACCAGTGCTGGTGCCACTCTACAGGAACTTTCAAATGGTGATGCAGCAGTCATCGACAGAGCATTCGAAATAGTCCAAGATGAACTGACAATGACTAATGTCACTGCCATTCTACAGGAAGAACTATCAAATGGTGGTGAAGGAGTCGTCGAAACAGTCCAATGTGAACCGTCAATGACTGatgccactgccactgccattCTACATGAACTATCAAATGGTGGGGAAGGAGTCGTCGAAACAGTCCAAGGTGAACCGTCAATGACTGatgccactgccactgccattCTACAGGAACTATCAAATGGTGGCGAAGGAGTCCTGCATACTGAAAATAATGAACTTCGCTTGCTCAACAAACGGCAACTAAGTATCAATCGTCAACGGGAGGCCAGCCGAGAATGCCAGAAGGGGCAGGCAGAGCGAATGATAAAGCGTAGCAGAATAGAGCTATGCCCGGGACAACCTGGAGACAACGTGGCAGTGCCCGTTCCCCTGGTCGACAGGGGTCGAGGAGATCCcagaaacattctgggaatTATTCTGCACAAGACTGAAAACGACCTGTATAAAATTGCAACAAGAAGCGGGGTACTGAAAGGATCTTTCACTAGAAATGAATTTGAACTCTGCGCACAGAAACTCTTGACAGAGCAAGATGTAAAATGTGACAAACAGGTCAGTGTCCGCGAGGCAGTTGTTCAAAATTCCTTGAGTGGAGGACAGGGCTTTACCAAATGCAACTGCTCTGGGGGGAAAAAGTGTCAAACAAATAGGTGTAAATGCTTCAAACGTAAAGTACTCTGCAACAGTCGTTGCCACCAAAGCCTgacatgcaaaaacaaatga